The segment CCGAAGAAGTAAGTATACATAATACatgatgaagttcaaaagaGTCCAAAAGCAAAAAGAGCAGCAGAGTTAACCTACAGGTTCGGTAGCCAGTCAACAGTTAGCAGTTAAATCTCTATAAATAGCAACGCCGTTTACATTCACAAATCGTCCCCGAGTCGTTTCCCTTCGGTGTTTATAAGATTTTGGCTTTGAGAGGCATAGAGATACTCAGATCTGTATCGCCCCTCTATCCCATTTCTCTATCCCCCAAAGGTATATcgctctccttctccttcttcctcctctATCGATTTGACGGTGTGTTGAATCTGCGATGAAATGAGGTTTTTCGACCTAGATTTGAAAAACTTTCTAACTGTTTACGCCGGATCTACGATCTGCGATACTGTTATGAATCTATGAATGTTTCTATTGGCGAATCTATGAATGTTTTCGTTTGTGATGTCACAGATCTAGGGATTAGGTTTAGCTCCGATCTGGATCTGTTAGTTTTCGAGTTCGTTGGTACTCTATTATAGCGGATCTTGATGATGAGTATCAGATTTGGATTTTTTCTGATTGAGcttgtgtgtgtgtatgtgtatgaTTTGAATTTGgctatttttactattttagtCAAAGTTGATCTGTATTAAGTCTGAGCTATAAATGATTATTCCTAGTTAATAACTGTTAAGCTTTTAAGTTTCATTTTAGTGCTCAACCCATTTTGGGGAATCTATGAGGATTTAGAAGAAGAGAATCTTTTAAGATAAGATGCATTGTTTTGGAATCTCCCTAGCTTTATGTCACCACTTGTGTGtagaataaattaattattttttattttttttttaaagtttctaCTTGTGGTATTGTGTATGAGGTTTTGCTGATTCAATCTCTCTTATGtagttttgagaaaaaaatggagACTTTCCTATTCACATCTGAGTCTGTCAACGAAGGCCACCCAGACAAGCTCTGCGACCAGATCTCCGACGCAGTCCTCGACGCCTGCCTCGAGCAAGACCCCGACAGCAAAGTCGCCTGCGAGACGTGCACCAAGACCAACATGGTCATGGTCTTCGGCGAGATCACCACCAAAGCCACCGTCGACTACGAGAAGATCGTCCGCGACACTTGCCGCTCCATCGGATTCATCTCTGACGACGTCGGTCTCGACGCCGACAAGTGCAAAGTCCTCGTCAACATCGAGCAGCAGAGCCCCGACATTGCTCAAGGTGTTCACGGTCACTTCACCAAGAGGCCTGAAGATATTGGAGCTGGTGACCAGGGTCACATGTTTGGGTACGCTACTGATGAGACCCCTGAGCTCATGCCTTTGAGTCATGTCCTTGCCACCAAGATCGGTGCTAAGCTTACTGAGGTCAGAAAGAACGGGACTTGCCGTTGGTTAAGACCAGACGGGAAGACCCAAGTCACTGTTGAGTACTACAACGACAACGGCGCGATGGTTCCGGTCCGTGTCCACACCGTCCTCATCTCAACCCAGCACGATGAGACCGTGACCAACGACGAGATCGCACGTGACCTCAAGGAGCACGTGATCAAGCCCATCATCCCGGAGAAGTACCTTGACGACAAAACCATCTTCCACCTCAACCCATCAGGCCGGTTCGTGATCGGTGGACCGCACGGTGACGCCGGTTTAACCGGACGTAAGATCATCATCGACACTTACGGAGGGTGGGGAGCTCACGGAGGAGGTGCTTTCTCAGGGAAGGACCCGACCAAGGTCGACAGAAGCGGGGCCTACATCGTGAGGCAAGCCGCCAAGAGCGTTGTCGCTAACGGGATGGCTCGTAGGGCTCTTGTTCAGGTCTCCTACGCCATTGGAGTGCCCGAGCCGTTGTCTGTGTTCGTGGACACTTACGGAACAGGGCTGATTCCCGACAAGGAGATACTGAAGATCGTGAAGGAGAGCTTCGATTTCAGACCGGGGATGATGACGATCAACTTGGACTTGAAGAGAGGAGGCAACGGGAGGTTTTTGAAAACGGCGGCGTATGGACATTTCGGAAGGGACGACCCTGACTTCACCTGGGAGGTCGTGAAGCCACTCAAGTGGGACAAACCTCAAGCTTAAGTAATGATTTAATATCATTTTGCTTATGCTTGTTTCTCTAtctttttcactttttaaaaatCTACCGTGAGCAATAATTAATCCctctgtttctgttttgttttttttttactggttTGTTTACTATTGTTCTATTAATGATGACATTAAAATGTTGTTAAGATCCTGAACATGGAGATGCTTGCATTACTACTTCGTTTGGATTTTAGTTTATGTAGTTTTGTTGTTCTGATTCTACAATAACTAAGATAAGCATTCTACTCTAGTCAATTTGACTAAGTTTAGTTTCACTAATAGTGTGAAACTTCAAGCTAAAAGAGCGAAGAAGCTCAAACATGAGAGGCATCCAATAATAGTTGGTTCTGTCTGCAACCATGATGCTCTGCCTCTAGCTATGTGTGACTGGTACATGTGTTCTTGagtaactcttttttttttactaggaAGAATCTACGACCTCTTAGACTTCTGTTAGATGATCCAACAGTTTTAAACCAATAGGCCAACTCCTCCTTGGTTAGTATCTGCGACTTTGTTCCTTTAGACTCCAAAATTCAAAGATTTGAAGCAAGTTGTAGATTGTCGAATAGTTGTTGGTCTTGAGGAAAGTTTTGTGGACTGATGTTGGCTTTTCTCTACCGGCACTAGAGGGGATTTGATAATTGACATCAATTAGCATATAATAGTATTTGATAATGTGTTAGCAGCTTTGATATCCTATTACCAGATTTGATAAATGTGAACTTCTTTTCTTTGGTTATATCGGTCCATGTTATCAtcgccattttttttttaagaacaatGACGAGTAGTGAGTAAGCAGCGGTTGATTGAACGCATCAACTATTATAGATTCCATCTATCAAAATTTCCAGTTAGatatataacatttaaaaaCTTAGAAATAGACAACAGATAGTactataaaatctattttattatgtAATGGTTGACTTGTAATAAGTGTAAATCAATTGAAAACAGAGATCTATTTACATGTCACAAATTCGGCACTACACGTATATTCTTGTCACAGATACGGCAATACACGTATTCTCTAGTTAGTACAACACGAAACTACAAGCAATCCTCAACAAACAACGACAGTGCTAACTAAATgatttgaaaaaacaaaaagatcatACGTTTGATCCATTCAAAGTAAATGGATACATAGATGTGGATCCCATTTACATTACCCTTTTGCTATAACTTTATGTGATTCTTTATTGTCGGTCCATACGATGATACGAGACGTACGAAAACAGAAATATTGTCTCCAACATGAAATCTATGATCGAAACGAAAAAGTAATAGTCGTGTTTATCTATTTATTCAAAGCTAGAGCAATCAATCACTGGTAAGCTAATTAAAAACACATTTAGGTTGTTAATTGTGATTATAACACTTAAttgtgaataaaatatttattaattattattttcatgcGCCTGTGTGACTAACACCAATTTTGTATTCAGATTCTATTTTTTCAAGTTAATTTGGGTGATTGATAATTGCTGTAGGTGTTTTCCACAGCTTCATTTATTTTTACAGCACTAAATTCACATCAATcaagttttaataaaaatttcaaaatcacagcTCTTGAAATAACCTACAGTTGTACAAGTGCTCTGTAAAGCTAAAAatccaaagcaattttttaaaactttccataaaattCTAAAGccacaaaatctaaaatcacaacaaaaaatctacatatttttttctatatcaaattttttaaagttacaGACATTACTAATCGGACCCAAAGTTCTAATTTTTCTGAGGgaaaatcatttttgtttaatatcacccaaatatacttaattttttaattcatCATACATTAAGTCATAATCTACTATATATCCTAGAAACTTAACCCATACCTATCAATAATACAGATAACATATTGTGTTTTATCTATAGTCATTGTAAGGGACTAGTGTCATTTAACAACTCTCAActtgctttttttttcatttgaatgATAAATTGAtagtatgtttgatttttaaaaaagaggATAAGACTggaattatgaaaatattataaattaaatgttATTGTTTAATAACTATTTTTGTGCTAAAGTTTTTGTGCATGAATTAGGATGTGAGACTTGGTCAACCAACCTTTCTACTTAATCAAGAGACAAAAAGCCGCAACTTTGGAGCTTCCTTTTCCACCCAATGATCTCACCAGTGACAAAGATTAAGATCTCCATAACCATAAGACTCCTTTTTATTATTGATATATATGAGACCCCTTGATACATCTGTTTTATATCGTACCAAAGTACCAAACTCATGGTGAATGTCATCCAAAAGAACAGGCtaattatttgaaatatatattgtttttttgggagaactaTCTATTTGTACAAAGCAtaaaaaaatacacatttacATTATCTCTAATGAACTGAGACATAACTCTTTGTATGAATCAGTGCTGCTACATATGTCCAgttcttctttaaaaaaaatgaaaaatataattgtacaAGAAGGAAAAACAAAGTATGTTTTATATCACAAAGGACCTCCCAAAAGATCAGGTAATGTGATTTTCCCCAAGTTATTAGGATCAAGTTTATCAAACTGATTCACAACTTGGTTAATGTCTTTATCACTGACCTTCCCCATTTCCTTAAGCTTCAACACAATATACTCTGATTTACTGAGACAGACCAATAGGAAAACTTAAAAAGGTCAGGAGATTAATCACTTATACTCAGTCAATGTTGTCTTCAACTCATTGGATAagactaaaaaattaaaaatgtaacaaCACTTTGATAGTTAATTGTTGCTTGTAAGGAAAACTCTAAGATGACATATGATTAGTCTGATTAATCTCTTTGACCTACAACATAAACACACTAACTCTTAAGTTATTTGCAGCTTAAAGATTAGTTCCTAAGGATTGCATAAACAGCTCAAGATCACTCTTAAGTATAACCTAATCATCCAAgactaaccaaaaaaaatcaaaacttttaaaaaattcagaCCAAACCAGAGAGACTTCTTGTCGGAGAAAAAACATAAAGTTTGTGTACCTGATGAAACCATGTTGATAAGTATCAGCAGCTAGCAAATCCTCGACAGTAATCTCTCTATTCAACGCGAATTTCACAGCCCTCCGATGCCTACGATCAATCCTCGCCTCCGCCAGATAAATAAAAGCACGCGCCACCGCGAGCGTCGACACTAACAGCCACGCCGCCGCGAAAAGCCGCCCTTCAAGCGTCTTAAACGCCCTGTCACCGTACCCGACCGTGGTGACCGACATAACCGACAAGTATACCGAATCAACTAAATCAAGCCCCTCGACGAAATGCAAAACCAGCGCGCCAACTCCGATACACAAAACGACGACGCACAGCGCTAAAAACACTTTCATCCTTATCCTCATCCTCCCTTTCTCGAAATCAATTATATAGTCTTTAGCAGAGAATCTATGGTGCTGCCCTCTCGAGGAGCCCATTTGGATTCCGGTGAGGATCATACTCTCTTGGAGATCAAGAACATAGTTGACGACACCGCTTAATAAAATATCCAAGAAACCGAACCCGAACAAGACGAAGACTACGGCGAAGATCTTGGTCCAGGGAGTCAACGGGGCGATGTCTCCGTAGCCGATCGTGCACATGGTGACGATGCAGAAGTAGAGCGCGTCGACGACGGGGTGGGTCTCGACGCCGGAGTAGTGGTCTCTGTTGAAGGAGTAGATTGAGACGCCTAAGGTTAGGTAGACGACGAGGAGGAAGATGGCTTGTTTGATGATTGATTTGGAGATTGGGGAAGGCTTCTTGGGCTCTGAGGAGGAGGATTTGTTGGGTGTGAGGTCTTTGATGATGACCATGGCTGGTGCCGTGCGGCATCGGTGGAGTGGACGAGGGTTGTTGAAGTAGGAGTCGTCGAGTTCGGATTTTTCGAGGTCGTGGGGGATGTTTTCTTGGAAGAAAGATGTGGTTGAGATTGAGTGAGGGATTGTGACGGCGGTGGCGGCGGCGGAGACGgcggagaaggaggaggaggggtTTTCCGGGATGGGGTGGAGGGGGTAACGTGATTGAGGACTGATTAAAGGTTGGTTCTCCATTTCCCAAGAAAGGAGGAATCTCCAAAACaacaaattagaaaaaaatttaatcttttatttaacgtaaaattctaaaacgagagaaaaaaaaaagtttttgagttttgaaaaaaTGGACAAGAACAAGTGTGATTGGTGTTTGGTGGTGGGGTGTGTAATAACTTATAGGCTTTTGTTAGCGTGGGGTCTACTATGCCACGTATGGAAAATGATAATCGATATTCTGGACCACATGCAATTTATATGCTATCTAATGCATACATATGATGATTGATTGATGAAAGTTTATTTTTTCGACAAAATCAGAATATATATTGATATCATAAGTATTTTACAAGATTCAAACACGATataatacaactattgatccgaatgaaagtttattttgtataattagTGAAGGTGACTAAttatctctcttttcttttcccacTTCTCTTTATCAATTATTGATTCCTTGGGTGAATGTACACTTGGATAGTTAGTACTACCCTACCTATCcatttcaaattaattttttttccccGGCTTTTCaccatattaaaaatacaagtgGAACTTATAAATCCACTATTTTCTAtagctaatattttttttaataaaaatttaataaaatatttcactgttaactattgttattttttttgtcaaacactgttaattaataaacttaaatataaagtttagaatgcaatttctaaaacatttttcttttggttgcaTGAGGAGTATTGAACATGAGACGTCATATAAATCACTATTTTATACAAATCAACATCACATGGTGATCAATGTTATGATATTGGCCATGGGTTTGGCCTTAACACAATTATGTATACGTTGTGACATAGGAGTATTAACACATGAAAAAGTCataaatcactattttctacAATTGGATATTTGCCATGGGTTTGGCCTTTACACACTAATGTATACCTTGTGATTTCCTAATTTCGTTTTTCGTGGTGGGTCTATTATCATCATCTGGTATTGTCCAATATACCTCAATGAAGGGTTGCTCTGATTCTTCTTAATGCCTAATATAGTAATATTCACCATCCTAGTTTAGTGAAGGGGTTGGATATATATGGGATCTGGAAAGGTTTGGTTTATGGAGAGGCAATGAACCAGAGCAAAAATCAACGTGCTAGCATAGTTTATTTTAAGTTGAAAAATAAAGTCAATGATGTGAATATACTTTTTGTACTGATATTGAAGTACTTTACACTCTAACCAGATATATTTATACATAGATTAGGTCTCATACCTTAGAATATAGGTCTGATATGCTTAGAATATACTATCATATCTTAACAGTCCAATAGACTTCTTCAAAATGGGTCTAATTAAGGGAGGTGAAACCCTTCTTGCTTTAAGATTATACTTATGattctaattttataaatttatttagcGTATAAACAATAATTTCATAAACTTTAAACCACAACCAACATTTTttagaaattgttttttttttaattgttaacAGATAATAATCTCACTAGTTAACACTGAGGTTAtgtgataaaaaaatagttttcctcattttttctttcttaaattataaaccCCACATCAACTTACAAtggagtttgatatacattgtCATCCAATCTTACCTCCATGTAGGATTATGAGATTCTTCATAATACCTAATATCCTTCATCCTAATTTGGTGATAGGATGGGATACAACATCCAGAAAGGTATTCTTAAGACTTGATTGCGCTGTATGGGATCTGGAAAAGTTTGGTTTATGGAGAGGCAATGAATCAAAGCAAAAGACGTGAtagtatagtttattttaatttgaaaaatcaaAGTCAATGGTGTGAATATGCTTGTTGTTTGATATTGAAATAAATTGGACTGTTAAAAATCAAAGTCAATGATGTGAATATGCTTGTTGTATTGATATGAAGTACGGTACATTAGAAAAACATTAGGCCTTAcatatcttaggaaaacattagAAACAGGTGTGAAATGCTTAATTAGCATATTGTACTATCATATTTTAACAGTCCAATACACTTCTTCAAAATGGATCAAGAGAGGAGAAACCATATTCTTGCATTAAGCTTATAATTGTGAGATTGATATCCTCTAAATTTGCAATATTATCGAGCATCTAAACAATACTTTCATAAACTTTAACTGAGGACCAACATCtcttttaaagatctttttaattataaactgtTAACAGATAGTAATCTCACAAATTAACAGTGAGGTTATaacttatataataataaaatatttttcttcattGTTTCTTTCTTAAGTTATATATCCCACATCAACTTATAGTGGAGTTTGATTTAAGCTTTTCTTGTTCCCTAAGGTACACACCAGTATGTCAGTATCAGTCTTTAACCGTTGCGTTACTTGTTTTCACTGCCTTTTAAAGAGATCCCAAACCGACGTCGTTTATTGCCACGTCAAGCAATGCGCTGgcgttatatttttaaaccaatcgAATCTCACGGTTATGCCAGCAAGGCAAAGAGCGGTGAGTAGAATGACCAGAGTCTGCTGATATTTACGATACTGCCCCCCACACACACAAGAGACGAAATCGAAAAGGTGAAAATGGAGTCTCGCGAGATTGCAAAGCTAGAAACAAATTCAATGCGAGTCAAAAATTCGTCTTACGAATCTCGCGATTAGGGGTTCTCAGTTCTCGATCTCCGCCTGATTACCCGATCAGCCTTTCGCGGCGAGGTTGATATACACTTCGCCAGATCGTCGGTGATACGAATCGGGACTGGTAAGTAACGAAACGAACTTGTGATTTTGGTTAGAAGGATAGGTCTCGCAATCGTATTGTGGATTCGAGTTTTTGAGCTCAGATTCTCTGCAGATTCGTGATCTGGATACAGTTCAAGGAAACGAACTAGTGATTTTGAATTttctcgattttttttttgttttctgatcTTGTTGAGCTCGAATTGTTTAGATTCTCTGTAGTTTCTTGATCTGGATTCGATCTGAGTACACTTCTAGGATTGTGATCTTACTTTGTTCGTAAGTAGAGAAACTTTCGCAGTCTTCCTATGTATTTTGATCTTTTGAGCTCAGATTCTCTGTAGATTCGTGATCTGGATACAGTTCTAGACGTTCAGCTTGTGGATTTTGTTTTCTGATCTTGTTGAGCTCGAATTGTTGAAACTCTCTGCAGATTCTTGATCTGGATTCGATCTCAGCACAGTCCTAGAACCTATTTCGTAAGTAGTGAAACTTGG is part of the Brassica rapa cultivar Chiifu-401-42 chromosome A09, CAAS_Brap_v3.01, whole genome shotgun sequence genome and harbors:
- the LOC103836799 gene encoding S-adenosylmethionine synthase, with product METFLFTSESVNEGHPDKLCDQISDAVLDACLEQDPDSKVACETCTKTNMVMVFGEITTKATVDYEKIVRDTCRSIGFISDDVGLDADKCKVLVNIEQQSPDIAQGVHGHFTKRPEDIGAGDQGHMFGYATDETPELMPLSHVLATKIGAKLTEVRKNGTCRWLRPDGKTQVTVEYYNDNGAMVPVRVHTVLISTQHDETVTNDEIARDLKEHVIKPIIPEKYLDDKTIFHLNPSGRFVIGGPHGDAGLTGRKIIIDTYGGWGAHGGGAFSGKDPTKVDRSGAYIVRQAAKSVVANGMARRALVQVSYAIGVPEPLSVFVDTYGTGLIPDKEILKIVKESFDFRPGMMTINLDLKRGGNGRFLKTAAYGHFGRDDPDFTWEVVKPLKWDKPQA
- the LOC103836800 gene encoding two-pore potassium channel 5, encoding MENQPLISPQSRYPLHPIPENPSSSFSAVSAAATAVTIPHSISTTSFFQENIPHDLEKSELDDSYFNNPRPLHRCRTAPAMVIIKDLTPNKSSSSEPKKPSPISKSIIKQAIFLLVVYLTLGVSIYSFNRDHYSGVETHPVVDALYFCIVTMCTIGYGDIAPLTPWTKIFAVVFVLFGFGFLDILLSGVVNYVLDLQESMILTGIQMGSSRGQHHRFSAKDYIIDFEKGRMRIRMKVFLALCVVVLCIGVGALVLHFVEGLDLVDSVYLSVMSVTTVGYGDRAFKTLEGRLFAAAWLLVSTLAVARAFIYLAEARIDRRHRRAVKFALNREITVEDLLAADTYQHGFISKSEYIVLKLKEMGKVSDKDINQVVNQFDKLDPNNLGKITLPDLLGGPL